One Littorina saxatilis isolate snail1 linkage group LG14, US_GU_Lsax_2.0, whole genome shotgun sequence genomic region harbors:
- the LOC138947311 gene encoding uncharacterized protein: MGQNQSMAPKPFGTSKPIHPTPGNSTSSSASFRTNPSQDQAPSSNSPRPANKSSNQQAMDMQTQSVRAAIDNYIENCLAGTSPDDDDLSPLSHRPTSVRTSQNIEVITVPEEDGSDSKSSAEPAQAERDGNKGLQEAGTAADKGTDRTAEKNSTMSPASALGSGESSAQKDANKSVALDAAPAEAVRPPSTQSREDMPGTAENSSSASSNQAKASPARANDDSSNSEPGQDGNKAKSNNDGASTSDSVTSVRLKTIIDRVLDSSLGVGVELKNIPIEKRILPQITGGDNAPAETGKRPEADGDKASKGESSKTSGESSSDKKVEPMAVCFMDHIVKAVERSFSSITEEEEQKEKQKALAERAAETKNQVWTSRVTKPPEPPSSAPSATDGTISVQDIVDRVISQTEVISKLMTTSSVPSSQTDSKPLVAASGTFYPDRAPAEGSTHHSQQRRETHKDDIVRETTGRRGRPRMRSPYMDHRDTGQDPNHGNPSREVMTARRGAGGGGSHEDYLHSMQAAMAKYGQVHPTHGIPPFLPGGIATTAAVTQPYLQGQMHSAMVAAAGFNSSAAAMHQARGHHASATCQPPPLLRVNPMERAERSPQPHKHSSPHPHPPSRSCQCQACAVYFARERDAERVRMRQQQQQQQQQQQQQQQQQQQQQQQQQQQGGQGERSMPRMSPHSPHHPYSKASTSVASSQSQRWPGADNRHLDAKDKPHPHHPYSPYPQAAARGYDVYPAGHPAYGIQTGVPVPMAAYTEKQVAEPRHPDPHYHKQADRGEYAQRQGHPGYDKGDVGVGRHPYPPQPTMSSGKPVTGHAPHPHPHQHQHQHPPSLAPAHPHTSALKPDDPVLDLTYRRDMVAPAHSTSFGGEEEKPLDLSAKKRSSPATFPERQDARHRPDDGRQYGGGSMYMDPHGRSPLAAQDRRREGDKFSSGSQHLHNLETSVESYFQKLQPHQVMHRGAPPPNINASLPPHNMSAGMPPHSMVAGAPPHNISAGVPPHNMRSGMLPQNMSAGLPPQNISAGVPPQSMGPGGATAVGGHAGPVPLPPHHPTHPSQHRSPVNHQGYPPSPHPNPAYPTEPLLSPGGRRPQLHPIPAPNLSTSLGATAARASAGFQSRSGVATVPMAPGVPTHSMPSLLPAPCNPAVSAPSSSPLASHSGSSGGGAAYNTDIRPRSVSPSGGSDLPGEDRRRGSVSKHEPIQNIIGNNNPQDILYLICRLCRQTYGSPYGFRKHFRNQHGFEPKAEHTLVQTISATKNARQMTGRGTPNMDMETQGPEPYLHPGHPPSAESVGHASHVPSPRPDMLRSVADESPRSRSSESPGDLLSGEGGGSQASGYKYRNSFSRNSTDSKGRSPSGSASGGSVADEREDTKCLECPECGQAFQLNDFGSYKRHCRQHGQMRGVGGAGSQGVYTCTDCQCSFPESQLLQEHLVRHQAHTATVLCTVCRVPFPSPAHCQEHMRTAHNGSSSSSGEPTSSSPSPLTVDAKPKLAGSVFSHSDISSTTNVKHETASASSADSSVTSFNMTVTTPSDLEIRRLPADNHVTSASPDSSSDNKKSQECSPVSSSEQNKTEVKKESVLLDSPKPTTVDSEEAPKPVSSERANSPKVKTEVKVLVKTEDDKDSVSLDGCPSNDSRSICTEDSLASPMDTEESTDLFMYKHKKFSAHRKRAGSSEASATDPKQCKMEPESPSAEQTQQNIVSSASDKSQSKKMGEEKGIPPAKSVPSKTEARHQMPFVWDRVTRSQAGKNSRTTDYS; the protein is encoded by the exons ATGGGTCAAAACCAGTCGATGGCTCCCAAGCCCTTCGGTACCTCCAAACCGATCCACCCCACGCCAGGCAACAGCACTTCCAGCTCTGCTTCTTTCCGCACCAACCCCAGCCAAGATCAAGCACCCTCGTCCAACTCTCCAAGACCTGCCAACAAAAGCAGCAATCAGCAAGCCATGGATATGCAGACGCAGTCAGTACGCGCAGCCATAGACAATTACATCGAGAACTGCCTGGCAGGGACATCGCCAGACGATGATGACCTCTCTCCTCTTTCACACAGACCCACTTCGGTAAGGACGTCCCAAAACATTGAGGTCATCACTGTTCCTGAGGAGGATGGCAGTGATAGTAAATCCAGTGCTGAACCAGCCCAGGCGGAAAGAGACGGTAACAAAGGTTTACAGGAAGCCGGCACAGCTGCAGACAAGGGCACCGATAGGACTGCTGAAAAAAACTCTACGATGTCGCCAGCTAGTGCCTTAGGTAGTGGTGAAAGCAGTGCACAAAAAGACGCTAACAAATCTGTTGCGCTGGACGCAGCCCCGGCTGAAGCGGTGAGACCTCCCAGCACTCAGAGCAGAGAGGACATGCCCGGTACTGCGGAGAACTCCTCCTCAGCCTCGTCCAACCAAGCGAAAGCCAGCCCCGCTCGTGCCAACGATGACAGTTCCAACAGCGAGCCCGGTCAGGACGGCAACAAAGCTAAAAGCAACAACGATGGTGCTAGCACCAGTGATAGTGTCACCTCGGTACGACTGAAAACCATCATCGACCGAGTGCTGGATAGCTCTCTCGGAGTGGGGGTGGAGCTGAAGAACATTCCCATCGAAAAGCGTATTCTGCCTCAGATCACAGGGGGGGACAATGCACCTGCCGAAACGGGAAAGCGTCCTGAAGCGGACGGTGACAAGGCGAGCAAGGGGGAGAGCAGCAAGACGAGCGGTGAAAGCAGCTCCGACAAAAAGGTGGAACCCATGGCTGTGTGTTTTATGGACCACATCGTGAAGGCGGTGGAGCGAAGCTTTTCCTCCATTACCGAGGAGGAGGAGCAGAAGGAGAAGCAGAAAGCTCTGGCTGAACGCGCGGCCGAGACCAAGAATCAGGTATGGACCTCGAGGGTGACTAAACCTCCTGAGCCGCCTTCTTCGGCGCCGTCAGCAACCGACGGGACGATCTCGGTGCAGGACATCGTGGATAGAGTCATCAGCCAGACGGAGGTGATCAGCAAACTCATGACCACGTCCTCGGTCCCTTCCTCGCAGACCGACTCCAAGCCACTGGTGGCTGCTTCTGGAACTTTCTACCCTGACAG AGCCCCAGCAGAGGGCAGCACTCACCACAGCCAGCAGCGACGGGAGACCCACAAGGACGACATCGTGCGGGAAACCACCGGCCGCCGCGGACGACCTCGCATGCGCAGCCCTTACATGGACCACCGCGACACCGGGCAGGACCCTAACCACGGCAACCCATCCAGGGAAGTGATGACGGCCCGCAGGGGGGCCGGGGGCGGCGGTTCTCACGAGGATTACCTGCACTCCATGCAAGCGGCGATGGCTAAGTACGGCCAGGTGCACCCTACGCACGGAATCCCCCCGTTTCTACCTGGAGGGATCGCCACGACAGCCGCAGTGACCCAGCCGTACCTGCAGGGACAGATGCACAGCGCCATGGTTGCCGCAGCGGGTTTCAACTCCAGCGCTGCGGCCATGCATCAAGCGCGAGGCCATCACGCGTCGGCCACTTGTCAACCTCCTCCGCTCTTGAGAGTGAACCCCATGGAGAGGGCGGAGCGTTCTCCACAGCCGCACAAGcactcctccccccacccccacccaccctccaGGTCGTGCCAGTGTCAGGCCTGCGCGGTGTACTTTGCCCGTGAGCGGGACGCCGAGAGAGTGCGCATgaggcagcagcagcagcagcagcagcagcaacagcagcagcagcagcagcagcagcagcagcagcagcagcagcaacagcagcaaggTGGGCAAGGGGAGAGAAGCATGCCCAGGATGTCTCCCcactccccccaccacccctaCTCCAAGGCCTCGACGTCAGTCGCTTCCTCTCAGTCGCAGCGCTGGCCTGGTGCCGACAACAGACACCTGGACGCTAAGGAtaagccccacccccaccacccctacTCCCCCTACCCACAGGCAGCGGCACGGGGGTATGACGTGTACCCAGCGGGGCACCCGGCCTACGGCATCCAAACGGGTGTTCCTGTTCCCATGGCAGCGTACACAGAGAAACAGGTTGCCGAGCCACGGCACCCCGACCCCCACTACCACAAACAGGCGGACAGGGGGGAGTACGCTCAGAGACAAGGGCACCCTGGCTACGATAAAGGGGATGTGGGAGTTGGGCGTCATCCCTATCCTCCACAACCAACCATGTCTTCAGGCAAACCTGTCACTGGTcatgccccccacccccacccacaccagcaccagcaccagcaccCACCTTCTCTGGCACCCGCTCACCCGCATACCAGCGCGCTCAAACCGGACGATCCTGTCCTAGATCTAACATACAGAAGAGACATGGTTGCTCCTGCCCACTCGACTTCTTTTGGGGGGGAGGAAGAAAAACCGCTGGACCTTTCTGCGAAGAAGCGGTCGTCACCCGCTACGTTTCCTGAGCGCCAGGATGCTCGCCATCGACCTGACGACGGTCGACAGTACGGTGGTGGGAGTATGTACATGGATCCTCATGGGCGTTCGCCTCTCGCTGCTCAGGACAGGCGGCGAGAAGGGGATAAATTCTCATCAGGAAGCCAACACCTGCACAACCTTGAAACCAGCGTGGAGTCTTACTTCCAGAAGTTGCAGCCTCATCAGGTCATGCACAGAGGAGCCCCTCCACCCAACATCAATGCAAGCTTACCTCCGCACAACATGTCTGCCGGCATGCCTCCCCATAGCATGGTGGCTGGTGCTCCCCCTCATAACATTTCTGCGGGTGTGCCGCCACACAACATGCGATCAGGAATGCTGCCTCAGAACATGAGCGCAGGGCTCCCCCCGCAGAATATTAGTGCCGGCGTGCCGCCACAGTCGATGGGTCCTGGGGGAGCGACTGCTGTGGGAGGTCACGCTGGGCCCGTTCCTCTCCCCCCtcaccaccccacccacccctcacAACACCGCAGCCCTGTCAATCATCAAGGGTACCCGCCCTCTCCCCACCCTAACCCTGCCTACCCTACGGAGCCCCTCCTCTCTCCAGGGGGACGCAGGCCACAGCTGCATCCCATTCCTGCCCCCAACCTGTCCACATCGCTAGGGGCCACAGCTGCCCGGGCTTCCGCAGGGTTCCAGAGCAGGAGCGGGGTTGCTACGGTTCCCATGGCGCCTGGGGTCCCCACCCACTCCATGCCTTCCCTGCTGCCTGCCCCTTGCAACCCTGCAGTGTCGGCGCCTAGTTCCAGCCCCCTGGCATCACACAGTGGCAGTAGTGGAGGTGGGGCTGCTTACAACACTGACATTCGCCCAAGGTCCGTGTCTCCCTCTGGCGGCAGTGATCTGCCAGGAGAAGACAGACGGAGGGGCAGCGTGTCGAAGCACGAGCCCATCCAGAACATCATCGGCAACAACAACCCCCAGGACATCCTCTACCTCATCTGTCGCCTGTGCCGTCAGACCTACGGCAGCCCGTATGGCTTCCGCAAACATTTCCGCAACCAGCACGGGTTCGAGCCCAAAGCGGAACACACGCTGGTGCAGACTATCTCAGCCACGAAAAACGCTCGGCAGATGACTGGAAGGGGTACCCCCAACATGGACATGGAAACCCAAGGACCTGAGCCCTACCTCCACCCTGGCCACCCCCCCTCTGCAGAGAGCGTTGGCCACGCATCTCACGTTCCCTCGCCCAGGCCGGATATGCTGCGCTCAGTCGCTGATGAAAGTCCGCGAAGCAGGAGTTCAGAATCCCCAGGTGATCTCTTGTCGGGTGAAGGTGGCGGGTCACAGGCCTCTGGCTATAAATATCGCAACAGCTTTTCACGGAACAGCACAGACAGCAAAGGGAGATCACCCTCAGGCTCTGCCTCAGGAGGTTCTGTAGCGGACGAGCGAGAAGATACTAAGTGCCTGGAGTGTCCGGAATGCGGGCAGGCGTTCCAGCTCAACGACTTTGGCTCGTACAAGCGTCACTGTCGGCAGCACGGACAgatgagaggggtggggggagcgGGGTCTCAAGGGGTGTACACCTGCACGGACTGTCAGTGCTCCTTCCCCGAGTCTCAGCTACTGCAAGAACATTTGGTGCGGCACCAAGCGCACACCGCCACTGTTTTGTGCACTGTGTGTCGCGTCCCCTTTCCCTCCCCTGCCCACTGCCAGGAACACATGAGAACCGCCCACAATggctcctcctcttcctccggtgagcccacctcctcctccccctcccccctcactgTGGACGCCAAGCCCAAGTTGGCAGGGTCAGTGTTCTCCCATTCTGACATTTCGTCCACCACCAACGTCAAACACGAAACTGCTAGCGCTAGTTCTGCAGACTCCAGTGTGACTTCCTTTAACATGACGGTCACCACGCCCTCTGACCTGGAAATTCGACGCCTGCCCGCTGACAACCACGTGACCAGTGCCAGTCCGGACAGCAGCTCGGACAACAAGAAAAGCCAGGAGTGTAGCCCTGTCTCCAGCTCCGAACAGAACAAGACGGAAGTCAAGAAAGAATCGGTTTTACTCGACTCCCCGAAACCTACTACGGTAGATAGCGAAGAAGCACCGAAACCTGTGTCGTCGGAGAGAGCGAACTCGCCTAAAGTCAAGACGGAGGTCAAAGTTTTAGTCAAAACTGAAGACGACAAGGACTCGGTGTCCCTGGACGGGTGTCCTTCAAATGACTCTCGCTCCATCTGCACAGAGGATTCTCTGGCCTCTCCCATGGATACTGAGGAGAGCACGGACCTGTTTATGTACAAGCACAAAAAGTTCAGCGCTCATCGCAAGCGAGCGGGGTCGAGTGAGGCCTCTGCCACCGACCCCAAGCAGTGCAAAATGGAGCCGGAAAGCCCCAGCGCAGAACAAACACAGCAGAACATTGTTAGCTCAGCTTCGGACAAATCCCAGTCCAAAAAGATGGGGGAGGAGAAAGGCATCCCTCCCGCCAAATCTGTGCCATCCAAAACAGAAGCTCGCCACCAGATGCCGTTTGTGTGGGACCGAGTGACGCGCAGTCAGGCGGGGAAAAACTCTCGCACGACAGACTACTCTTAA